In the Haloferula helveola genome, one interval contains:
- the mpl gene encoding UDP-N-acetylmuramate:L-alanyl-gamma-D-glutamyl-meso-diaminopimelate ligase: MPEKKHFHFVGVCGTAMGSVAAAMKRKGFTVTGSDANVYPPMSDFLRNEGVEVTEGYRAENIPADADAIVIGNAISRGNEEAEATLDRRLLYVSLPEVMKEHFLRGKRNFVVSGTHGKTTTSSMLAWLFLSAGRDPGWMIGGLPRNLGCGAKFTDSDFNVLEGDEYDTAFFDKRSKFLHYLPEVAVVNNIEFDHADIYNNLDEIKLTFSRLLRVVPRNGRAVVNGDDPNCLDVVADAPCPVTKVGFGEDCDLRIQDPVYDREGSSFTLEGERYTVRMPGEFNVRNAAMAAVAATLGGLTAEEIREGLASFDGIARRQEVRGEVRGVKVVDDFAHHPTAIRQAVEALRQQHPDGRLWVIFEPRSNTTKRKVFQGELAECLAGADLAIISALPDPEKVPIEDRLDPAVVAESVPGGRGRYVAEVDDIVETVGKEAVEGDVVAVLSNGGFGGIHRKLLERLAL, translated from the coding sequence ATGCCCGAAAAGAAGCACTTTCACTTCGTCGGGGTCTGCGGCACGGCCATGGGGTCGGTGGCCGCGGCCATGAAACGCAAGGGATTCACCGTCACCGGTTCGGATGCCAACGTCTATCCGCCGATGTCCGATTTCCTGCGGAACGAAGGCGTCGAGGTGACCGAAGGTTACCGCGCGGAGAACATCCCGGCCGACGCCGACGCGATCGTGATCGGCAACGCGATCAGCCGCGGCAACGAGGAGGCGGAAGCGACGCTCGACCGTCGCCTGCTCTACGTTTCCCTACCCGAGGTGATGAAGGAGCACTTCCTACGCGGGAAGCGGAACTTCGTGGTCAGCGGAACGCACGGCAAGACCACCACCAGCTCGATGCTGGCATGGCTGTTCCTCTCCGCCGGTCGCGATCCCGGATGGATGATCGGCGGCCTGCCGCGCAACCTCGGCTGCGGCGCGAAGTTCACCGACTCCGACTTCAACGTGCTCGAGGGCGACGAATATGACACCGCCTTCTTCGACAAGCGCTCGAAGTTCCTCCACTACCTCCCCGAAGTCGCGGTGGTGAACAACATCGAGTTCGACCACGCCGACATCTACAACAACCTCGACGAGATCAAGCTGACCTTCAGCCGCCTGCTACGGGTGGTGCCGAGGAACGGCAGGGCGGTGGTCAATGGCGATGATCCGAACTGCCTCGACGTCGTCGCGGACGCGCCCTGTCCGGTGACCAAAGTTGGCTTTGGCGAAGACTGCGACCTTCGCATCCAAGACCCGGTGTATGATCGGGAAGGAAGTTCGTTCACGCTTGAAGGCGAGCGCTACACGGTGCGGATGCCGGGCGAGTTCAATGTGCGCAACGCGGCGATGGCCGCGGTGGCGGCGACCCTCGGCGGGTTGACCGCGGAGGAGATCCGGGAAGGGCTCGCATCCTTCGACGGCATCGCCCGCCGTCAGGAAGTCCGCGGCGAGGTCCGCGGGGTGAAGGTGGTCGATGATTTCGCCCATCACCCGACGGCGATCCGGCAAGCGGTCGAGGCGCTGCGCCAGCAGCACCCGGACGGCCGCCTGTGGGTGATCTTCGAGCCACGCTCGAACACGACCAAGCGGAAGGTCTTCCAAGGCGAGCTCGCCGAATGCCTGGCCGGTGCCGATCTCGCGATCATCTCGGCGCTTCCCGATCCCGAGAAGGTGCCGATCGAGGATCGCCTTGATCCCGCGGTGGTGGCCGAGTCGGTTCCCGGAGGACGTGGGCGCTACGTCGCGGAAGTCGACGACATCGTCGAGACGGTCGGCAAAGAAGCCGTGGAAGGCGATGTCGTCGCCGTGTTGAGCAACGGAGGCTTCGGCGGGATCCACCGCAAGCTGCTCGAGCGACTCGCGCTCTGA
- the acs gene encoding acetate--CoA ligase yields MSNNIESHLVEDRVFKPSKEFSKQARISSMAEYRRIWKESVANPGKFWAGEASELAWQTKWKKPLEWKAPDAKWFVGGKLNVSESCLDRHATGARRNKAAIIFEGEPGDKRVLTYAQLHREVCKFANVLTAQGVKSKDRVIIYMPMIPEAAIAMLACARLGAVHSVIFGGFSAESILDRLDDCGAKHVITADGGWRRGKVVPLKDNVDQALKKNKTVESVIVYKRTGQKVAMKKGRDHWWHELEEGVSGKHKAKAFDSEHPLFILYTSGSTGKPKGILHTSGGYLTGAYTTCKYVFDMRDDDVYWCTADVGWITGHTYIVYGPLAMGVTQVMYEGAPNFPDFGRFWQMVEEYGVSIFYTAPTAIRAFIKAGDQFPEKYDLSSLRLLGSVGEPINPEAWMWYHNKIGGGRCPIVDTWWQTETGAIMITPLPGATPLKPGTATLPFFGVDAAILDETGRECKANEGGRLVIRQPWPSMTRTIYRDKARFKKTYWSDYDGMYTAGDGARRDKQGNFWIVGRLDDVLNVSGHRLGTAEVESALVGHKAVAEAAVVGRPDDLKGQAVVAFVTLKGGIEGSPELLGELRNHVGTVIGAIAKPDDIHFAPALPKTRSGKIMRRLLKELVGTGNVTGNTTTLEDFGVLANLKKSIGRKK; encoded by the coding sequence ATGAGCAACAACATCGAAAGCCACCTGGTCGAGGACCGGGTTTTCAAACCCAGCAAGGAATTTTCGAAGCAGGCCCGCATCTCCAGCATGGCCGAGTACCGGCGGATCTGGAAGGAGTCGGTGGCCAATCCCGGGAAGTTCTGGGCGGGTGAAGCGAGCGAGCTCGCATGGCAGACGAAGTGGAAGAAGCCGCTCGAGTGGAAGGCGCCCGACGCGAAGTGGTTCGTCGGCGGCAAGCTCAACGTCAGCGAGAGCTGCCTCGACCGCCACGCCACCGGCGCGCGACGCAACAAGGCGGCGATCATTTTCGAGGGTGAACCCGGCGACAAGCGGGTGCTCACCTACGCGCAGCTCCACCGCGAGGTGTGCAAATTCGCCAACGTGCTGACCGCCCAAGGCGTGAAGTCGAAGGACCGCGTGATCATCTACATGCCGATGATCCCGGAGGCCGCGATCGCGATGCTCGCCTGCGCCCGGCTCGGTGCGGTGCACTCGGTGATCTTCGGCGGCTTCTCGGCGGAATCGATCCTCGACCGCCTCGATGACTGCGGCGCCAAGCACGTCATCACCGCCGACGGCGGCTGGCGGCGCGGCAAGGTGGTCCCGCTGAAGGACAACGTCGATCAGGCGCTCAAGAAGAACAAGACGGTCGAGAGCGTGATCGTCTACAAGCGCACCGGCCAGAAGGTCGCGATGAAGAAGGGCCGCGACCACTGGTGGCACGAGCTCGAGGAAGGTGTTTCCGGCAAGCACAAGGCCAAGGCCTTCGACTCCGAGCACCCGCTCTTCATTCTCTACACTTCCGGATCGACCGGGAAGCCGAAGGGCATCCTCCACACCTCCGGCGGCTACCTCACCGGCGCCTACACGACCTGCAAGTACGTCTTCGACATGCGCGATGACGACGTCTACTGGTGCACCGCGGACGTCGGCTGGATCACCGGCCACACCTACATCGTCTACGGACCTCTGGCGATGGGCGTGACGCAGGTGATGTACGAGGGCGCACCGAACTTCCCCGACTTCGGCCGCTTCTGGCAGATGGTCGAGGAATACGGCGTCAGCATCTTTTACACCGCTCCGACCGCGATTCGCGCATTCATCAAGGCGGGCGACCAGTTCCCGGAGAAATACGATCTCTCGTCGCTGCGCCTGCTCGGTTCCGTCGGCGAGCCGATCAACCCGGAAGCTTGGATGTGGTATCACAACAAGATCGGCGGCGGCCGTTGCCCGATCGTCGACACCTGGTGGCAGACCGAGACCGGCGCGATCATGATCACCCCGCTACCGGGCGCCACCCCGCTCAAGCCGGGCACGGCCACCCTGCCATTCTTTGGCGTCGACGCCGCGATCCTCGATGAGACCGGCCGCGAGTGCAAAGCCAACGAAGGCGGACGCCTCGTGATCCGCCAGCCGTGGCCGTCGATGACCCGCACGATCTACCGCGACAAGGCCCGCTTCAAGAAGACCTACTGGTCCGATTACGACGGGATGTACACCGCCGGCGACGGTGCTCGACGCGACAAGCAGGGCAACTTCTGGATCGTCGGCCGCCTCGACGACGTCCTCAACGTTTCCGGCCACCGGCTCGGAACGGCGGAGGTCGAAAGCGCGCTGGTCGGCCACAAGGCCGTGGCCGAGGCCGCGGTGGTCGGGCGACCCGACGACCTGAAAGGCCAGGCGGTTGTCGCTTTCGTCACGCTGAAAGGCGGGATCGAGGGCTCCCCGGAGCTACTTGGAGAGCTCCGCAACCACGTCGGAACCGTGATCGGAGCGATCGCCAAGCCGGACGACATCCACTTCGCCCCCGCCTTGCCGAAGACACGATCCGGCAAGATCATGCGTCGCCTCCTCAAGGAACTGGTCGGAACCGGAAATGTGACCGGTAACACCACAACGCTTGAAGATTTCGGAGTCCTCGCCAATTTGAAGAAAAGCATCGGCCGCAAAAAGTAG